The segment CCAATTGGGTAATCAGAAATTGGGGTAAAatttgaaataataattaaaaaataaatacgaATTTAATTCAAATGCATCAAAGAGCACCtgacatttatattatatttatattgcgACTGTAAAAAATTAAAGTACTGGAATTTAGACTAAAGGGCTGGTGCACATAAACCAATGACACCAGTGGTGCATCCtcaatcaatattttataaatatgcaTTACTATAGATATTAATAGCTGCTGGTtgtcattacattacattacatatttataaatgtgatcagttgcttttatttattgattgattgattgatgttgAATTGTTTAGTGTGTTGCTGATAGATATGGATATGTAATATACATTTTTTGATTTCTAATATATTTCTTCTGTCTTACAGGGAGAAGAGGAGTGGCATGGAGAACCCTCCCATGCCTCTAAGGGTAGACACTAGGAGGAGGAGAGGACCTCTTTCGACAGTGGAGGAGATGGCCGGCGTGTTTTGCTGAAACATGGGACGGGAGTTGTGTACGTCTCGGCCttaaatggattttttttaaataaataaaataataataataaccttaaTTAAAGCACTGACTGTAACGAATGCAACACACCTGGCACTTGGAGGAACCCATCCGTGTCTGGGATGGGCATGAACTCAAGCATGTAACTAAGCAAGACGTAACTGCGCTTTCTCTCTGAAAGAGGGCGACCTAAGGCACTTAAAGTGCGCATCTCAAAATGTGAAACTAAGGGGGGTGGGTCACGTCTCACGATTTACGCGTCTCCAAATTGACGTCACGTGAAAGACTAAACGTAACGACTGGCGGTAAGGAGGGGCTGACCGATGTGCAATATAAGGAAATGTTAACCGACCTGCTTGTAAGTGATCGGAGACGATGAGTCTAGCGACCGTAAAGCTCTGAGAAAGCAGGACTCCCCGATAAAGACTCGGTAATCATCGGGACGTCTGTGCGGTCTGTACGGAAAAACCGCAGTAAATGGCTGTAAAGTGGGGAGGGACACGTCTTAGAGTCGACCAGTTGAAAACGGGCCGTCCTCGAGAGTAAGCCAAAacggaataaaaaaaaataaataaataaaaacggaAGGTTTCGTGTTACGGGATCCACGCCGCGTCATCGCCTCGTCACATCTGGCAGGGTTTGGTGAAATCGTTGCTGCTCTTTGAGCAGAAGGTGTTGCCCCAGCACACCCATGTTTCAGTGACTGGGAGATGTTCCAGTTCGGAAAATACAATGTGGACATCATAGAGATGCTGAGTGGACACCAAGCCCATCAGTTCAAAGGTCTTGGGTTAGAGCGACAACTACAACACCAGCAGCAAGTGCAGCTACACCAGCACcagttgcagcagcagcagcagcagcagcagcaagtaGAAACGTCTGGGGCTATCCTGTCCGGTCTTGGTCTGGGCCCGCTGCAAGGTTCAAGAAGCAGTGCCTTTTCTGATTCCGCCTCCATTTTCACAAAAATGAGTGCGCCTCCCCCACCCCTGCAGCAGCAGTCGCTGTCCTCGTCCTCGCAGGGTTCGAGGAAGTCGAGCAAGATGTCCGGGAGCAGTGGCAGCGGGGGGAGTCACGTGAGTGGGTATCCTCAGTTTCTGCGCTCGTTTCATCCGACGGAGGCGGCCCTCGCGCAAGAGCATTTGCACCCGGGGGTCGGGCGATTTGACCAGTTCGCGGGTAGCGGCGGAAGCGGAGGGCTTGTGTCGTCTGTTCccccgccgccgccgccgccgcctccCCCGCTACATCCGGGCCTCTCCGTCCCTCAGGCATCCCCGGGGCCATCCTCCTCTTCCCCGTCTCCTTCAAGTTCCGTTTCCAGCTCCAACAATCCTCCCAGCAGTAGTACAGTGACCTCCCTGGGTCACCAGTTGGCAGGAGCTCAGTCCGATGCGCGGAGCCTGCATCAGCAGTTTAGCTGCATGCTAGCAGCGAACCAGTATTTTCTTTCCGGAGTGCCGGCCAATTCCAGCCTTGAGCAGTTCCTGGTCCAGCAAGGCGGCCACAACCATCTCGGCCTCGGCCTGGGACAGGCCGGCGGAGAGTCGAGTTCGGGCCTTGCTCCGCCCCCCGCTCTCCACTCCTCCCACACGCACGGCCACTCGACCGCCCTGCCGCAGCCGCAGCAGCCGCCGCCGccgcaacagcagcagctgccCCCTCACACCCTGTCGCACCCCCACCCGCATCCTCATCACCCCCTTCATTCCTCCTCTCAGACTTCGTCGTTAAGTGGGTTTGACTTTCAAGGGATTCCCGTCCTCTCCTCAAACCAGCTTGCGTCCCTGATGCAGCAGGAAGCTGGTCTGCCACTTCCTCTGCCTCtgcatctctccctctccaaaGACGAAGGCAAAGGAGACGGTTCGTCAGGAGGCGGCGGAAGCGGAGGAGGCAGGAGAAAGAAAGCAATGGCCGGCTACCTGCCTCAGCGGAAGACCGACGGCAGCGGCGGCAACAGCGGTAACAGTCACAGCTCCGCAAATCCGAACCCCAGCAGCAGTAGCACCTCGGGGGGTCTCAGCCAAGACAGTGCGTCCAGCCTCGGTGGAGGCATGTCCGGTATCGGTGGAGAGCCTCCTTCCCACCTGACtccttcatcctcctcctcagttgtgtcatcctcttcctcttctgctCCCTCTTCTACGTCAGCTTCGGTCTTGGTGACGAACAGCTCCAAAACGGACGGCCACGGCTCCATGCACCCTCCTTCGTCGCAGTCTCAAGAAGAGCCACTTTACCACTGCGGCGAGTGCGGCAAGAGCTTCACGCACTTGTCCAGCCTGCGCAGGCACTTGCGGAGTCACGAGCTGACCACAGCGGGCACGTCGGGCACCAGAAGCAACATCATCAATCCCGTTTTGCACCCCGCGGACCCGTGTATTCCCCACTCCACCCAGGAGAGCTCAGCTTCGTCCTCCTGCCCCAGCCCCGACAAGACGTTCCACTGCTCGGATTGTGGGAAGGGCTTCAAGAAGAAAGGGCACCTGCTCCAACATGGCGTCATTCACTCTGGTGCGCGGCCGTATGCCTGCAGCACCTGCAGCCGTGCGTTTAACCGCCGCGAATCTCTCACTCGTCACGAAAAGATACACGAGGAGAAGCCTTTCCGTTGCCCGGCTTGTGGACGCTGCTTCCGCGAGAGCACCTCCTTGCTGAACCATGCGGCCTCGGGCACCTGTGGCAAGTCAGGGAGAGGGCCAAGACCGAAGAACGACAGCAGTAACCCCGTTGGTGGCAAGAGCAATAAGACAGGGGCTTCCAGTGATGGAATGGTAACTAGTGCGGTGGGTGAGTAACGTAGTTTTAACAGAACATAGTGTACGTGTAATCTGTAGGCATATGTTGCATGACACAGTAGCATGAACCAAACAAGTGTGTGATGTTGATACGGTACGAAGGAGATGCGTGCACCTACAGCGCTAATAACATTTGCTTTGTCACGCAGGATCTTACCGGAGCGATGGCTACAGCGATAACTACAAAGACCAGCGCTCTCAAGGCAACCTGTACTCTGGAGCATCCTCATGTGGTGGAGGCTTAGGTGGGCCAGCACTTAGAAAGGCACCTTTAGCTCCCACTTTGCACCCGCACCCACAAAGCCAAAGCCAACAGCATCACCATCAGCAGCCACATTTACCCCTCTCTTCTCTGCTCGAGGATTCTGAAGACGACGTCACAAGCTCGGTCAATAACGCGATCTCCGCGATCACCGCCGCGGCAGCCAACTGCATGGGTGGGGAGCTCAACAGTGGTGGGGGTCGTGGAGATGACCGGAGGGATATCATCGGAGGGCTACTTGGAGGCCTCGGCCTGGGCCCTCTTGCATCACCCGGGGGCCCATCATCAACGTCCGGGATAGACAAATCCTACAGGGGTGGTGGAAACCAGGACGCCTTGGGTCCTGGAAACCAGCAGCCTAACCATCAAGCTCCAGGGTTAAAGCCGAAGCGTCCTCGGAAGCCAAGGAAGAAGAAAGAACCTGGCGCACCGGGTACGGAGGCCCCTAAAAGAAGACCTCCAAGTCACAGAccggtggggatacttggggaAGTTCGGCCATATTTATGCAGCATCTGTGGCCGTGGATTTGCTAGAAGAGAAACCCTGCGGAGGCACGACCGCATACACACCGGCGAGAAGCCTCACCACTGCACGGTGTGTGGCAAGTACTTCCGAGAGGCGTTTCACCTTAGCAAGCACCATACCGTGCATTCAGGAGAGAAGAACTACAAATGCCTTCTTTGCGGGAAGGACTTCGGCTATGCCCAGAGCCTTAAAAGACACGGGAAGCTGCACCAGAAGGGAGAGTTGGAAGAAGTACCAACAACCCCCGGAGACAACCTTAACAGTTACCCTTCGGCCAGCGGGAGCATGATCCCAGGGGGTCCGGGCAATTCTTCGTCCTTCTACTCATACCCGCAAGACATCAAGCCCCAAGGAGCGAATCCCCAGCCCCCTCCCAGGCTCTACACCTGTGCTATATGCTGGAAATCCTTCCGCCATCACTTCCACCTTACAGCACATCACCAGACGGTGCACGAGGGAGGTGGCGACAAGCTGTTTTCTTGCGAAGTGTGCGGGAAGGCCTTCGCGTACTCCAACAGCCTTACAAGACACAGGCTGTCCCAGCATGGCCTGGCACGTAATGGCCAGAGTACACCTCAAGGGGGCAGTAGCGTGACCGGAGAAGACAGCAACGTTGCTGGGTCCATAAGCGAGAGTGAGGCTGCAACCAATGCTTTGCTGCAGCTTGCTCCCGGCGGCGGAAGCCAAGGggagccgccgccgccgccgcacGCCGGCATTCTTCACGCTCACCAGCAGCCTCCGCCCCAACCGCAAGCCGGGTACTCTCCTCTGTTCTACGTACCTGAAGCCAGTGCGCCTCTACCTTCATCCTCCAACGCCACCCCTTACTCCCAGCCTCTGCCTTCGAGTTCCGCCTTATCGTCCCTCACCCATCAGCACGGCGGGGTGAAAGGGGAGCCAATGTATCAGGCCGGCCAAAGACACGCGCTCAATCCAAACTTGCCCGTCCACCCCCTTGTGTTGCCTCCGCCAGAGCATCAGCACCACTCCCACCCCCAGCCGCACCCGGATGACGTCCagccacaccaccaccaccaccaccatcaccaccatcaccacagcAGCAGCTTTCACAGCGAGGAGGATCTGCGGCGtcgcaagaaaaaaaaaaaaagacggaTCGGGAGAGAGAAGATAGGCTACGAATGGAGCCGGACCACCGCAAAAACGGACGGGGAACAGGTGGTTCTCTCGGCTGGGGAAAGGAGGAGAAGTGACAGGAGAAGgtttcagaagaggaggaggagggcggTTCGCAGGAGGCAGCGCAAATTTCGCAGAAAGATGGCCATGCTCCTGAGGGTCAGGCGAGGCGGCGGGAGCAGTCGCGTTGTGTATGAACTGGGTCCTCCAGAAGGACTCGAACTGTATCGGTTGTT is part of the Salminus brasiliensis unplaced genomic scaffold, fSalBra1.hap2 scaffold_114, whole genome shotgun sequence genome and harbors:
- the LOC140548803 gene encoding uncharacterized protein; the encoded protein is MFQFGKYNVDIIEMLSGHQAHQFKGLGLERQLQHQQQVQLHQHQLQQQQQQQQQVETSGAILSGLGLGPLQGSRSSAFSDSASIFTKMSAPPPPLQQQSLSSSSQGSRKSSKMSGSSGSGGSHVSGYPQFLRSFHPTEAALAQEHLHPGVGRFDQFAGSGGSGGLVSSVPPPPPPPPPPLHPGLSVPQASPGPSSSSPSPSSSVSSSNNPPSSSTVTSLGHQLAGAQSDARSLHQQFSCMLAANQYFLSGVPANSSLEQFLVQQGGHNHLGLGLGQAGGESSSGLAPPPALHSSHTHGHSTALPQPQQPPPPQQQQLPPHTLSHPHPHPHHPLHSSSQTSSLSGFDFQGIPVLSSNQLASLMQQEAGLPLPLPLHLSLSKDEGKGDGSSGGGGSGGGRRKKAMAGYLPQRKTDGSGGNSGNSHSSANPNPSSSSTSGGLSQDSASSLGGGMSGIGGEPPSHLTPSSSSSVVSSSSSSAPSSTSASVLVTNSSKTDGHGSMHPPSSQSQEEPLYHCGECGKSFTHLSSLRRHLRSHELTTAGTSGTRSNIINPVLHPADPCIPHSTQESSASSSCPSPDKTFHCSDCGKGFKKKGHLLQHGVIHSGARPYACSTCSRAFNRRESLTRHEKIHEEKPFRCPACGRCFRESTSLLNHAASGTCGKSGRGPRPKNDSSNPVGGKSNKTGASSDGMVTSAVGSYRSDGYSDNYKDQRSQGNLYSGASSCGGGLGGPALRKAPLAPTLHPHPQSQSQQHHHQQPHLPLSSLLEDSEDDVTSSVNNAISAITAAAANCMGGELNSGGGRGDDRRDIIGGLLGGLGLGPLASPGGPSSTSGIDKSYRGGGNQDALGPGNQQPNHQAPGLKPKRPRKPRKKKEPGAPGTEAPKRRPPSHRPVGILGEVRPYLCSICGRGFARRETLRRHDRIHTGEKPHHCTVCGKYFREAFHLSKHHTVHSGEKNYKCLLCGKDFGYAQSLKRHGKLHQKGELEEVPTTPGDNLNSYPSASGSMIPGGPGNSSSFYSYPQDIKPQGANPQPPPRLYTCAICWKSFRHHFHLTAHHQTVHEGGGDKLFSCEVCGKAFAYSNSLTRHRLSQHGLARNGQSTPQGGSSVTGEDSNVAGSISESEAATNALLQLAPGGGSQGEPPPPPHAGILHAHQQPPPQPQAGYSPLFYVPEASAPLPSSSNATPYSQPLPSSSALSSLTHQHGGVKGEPMYQAGQRHALNPNLPVHPLVLPPPEHQHHSHPQPHPDDVQPHHHHHHHHHHHHSSSFHSEEDLRRRKKKKKRRIGREKIGYEWSRTTAKTDGEQVVLSAGERRRSDRRRFQKRRRRAVRRRQRKFRRKMAMLLRVRRGGGSSRVVYELGPPEGLELYRLFSWQVPLKRFPCPFCFLTTFSRRAALVVHIAARHCPKVSYRVDRLRCLVCGKQSRRFLSALIHRSSHLSNRAFSCRRCPSRFWNAALLARHKRTCRGKLAELRQGRTLCFKLTAGKFFKRVEGKGNISTLQIQYSH